One genomic segment of Hymenobacter psoromatis includes these proteins:
- a CDS encoding ABC transporter ATP-binding protein encodes MDLLTVTDLSFQEHGALVLHPLSFAQPAGQKLALAGESGAGKSTLLQLIAGLAQPSTGEVRIAGSRVRGPAVALVPGHPGVAYLSQKSDLPKFLRVEQVLRYAQPRAAAQVARLATFCRIDHLLVRRTDQLSGGEQQRVALARLLLGEPRLLLLDEPFSNLDRSHKRTMQAIIEEVGSELKTTCLLVSHDAADVLAWADEILVLRRGRLVQRGSPQHLYQQPADEYTAGLFGDYNLLRGPDRQALAPTPPAAPEADLLLRPEQLRLAPPGQGGVAGTVRAVRFSGSYYELEVELPAGTLVRARARTAGFAVGEGVGMSVQ; translated from the coding sequence ATGGACTTACTCACGGTTACGGACCTCAGCTTTCAGGAGCACGGCGCGCTGGTGCTACACCCGCTCAGCTTCGCGCAGCCCGCGGGCCAGAAGCTGGCCTTAGCCGGCGAGAGCGGGGCCGGTAAAAGCACGCTGCTTCAGCTCATTGCCGGGCTGGCGCAGCCCAGCACCGGCGAGGTGCGGATAGCGGGCAGCCGGGTACGCGGGCCGGCCGTGGCGCTGGTACCGGGCCACCCCGGCGTGGCCTATTTATCACAAAAATCGGACTTGCCCAAGTTCCTGCGCGTGGAGCAGGTGCTGCGCTACGCCCAGCCGCGGGCCGCCGCGCAGGTGGCGCGGCTAGCTACTTTCTGCCGCATCGACCACCTGCTGGTCCGGCGCACCGACCAGCTCTCGGGTGGCGAGCAGCAGCGCGTGGCCCTGGCCCGCCTGCTGCTGGGCGAGCCCCGCCTGCTGCTCCTCGATGAGCCCTTCTCCAACCTCGACCGCAGCCACAAGCGCACCATGCAGGCCATTATTGAGGAGGTAGGTAGTGAGTTGAAAACCACCTGCCTGCTCGTCTCGCACGACGCGGCCGACGTGCTCGCCTGGGCCGATGAAATCCTGGTGCTGCGCCGCGGCCGGCTGGTGCAGCGTGGCTCGCCCCAGCACCTCTACCAGCAGCCAGCCGACGAGTACACGGCCGGCCTCTTCGGCGACTACAACCTGCTGCGCGGCCCCGACCGCCAGGCCCTGGCCCCTACCCCCCCCGCCGCGCCCGAGGCCGACCTACTGCTACGCCCCGAGCAGCTGCGCCTAGCGCCGCCCGGCCAGGGCGGGGTGGCTGGCACGGTGCGCGCCGTGCGGTTTTCTGGCAGCTACTACGAGCTGGAAGTGGAGCTGCCGGCCGGCACGCTGGTGCGGGCGCGGGCCCGCACCGCGGGCTTCGCGGTGGGGGAGGGGGTAGGGATGAGTGTTCAGTAA
- a CDS encoding ABC transporter permease, producing MLTFLLRRLGQGLLVLLGVATTVFLLFNVLPGDPAALLAGQRSDVATRAAIRADLGLDQPLPQRLLGYLNDASPLGVHPRDSAGRARYGGVGLLPLGHGRALVLKWPYLRRSFQSNQDVLSLLLDRFPGTLWLAVAAMLLATVGGVGLGVAAALRPQSWLDRVLVTGSVLGISVPSFVAGILIAVSFGFYWSRWTGLSLTGQLYETNPFTAERHLALRNLLLPAVALGVRPLAIIMQLTRSSMLDVLSQDYIRTARAKGLSPGRTVRRHALRNALNPVVTAVSGWLASLMAGAFFIEYIFNWKGLGTTTLQAVQNLDFPVVMGATLFVAALFVLVNIGVDMLYALLDPRVKVG from the coding sequence ATGCTCACTTTTCTTCTTCGCCGCCTGGGTCAGGGCCTGCTCGTACTGCTAGGCGTGGCCACGACGGTTTTTTTGCTCTTCAACGTGCTGCCCGGCGACCCGGCGGCCCTGCTGGCGGGGCAGCGCTCGGACGTGGCCACCCGCGCCGCCATCCGGGCCGACCTGGGCCTCGACCAGCCGCTGCCGCAGCGGCTGCTGGGCTACTTGAATGATGCTTCGCCGCTGGGCGTGCACCCGCGCGACTCGGCCGGGCGGGCGCGCTACGGGGGGGTAGGGCTGCTGCCGCTGGGTCACGGGCGGGCGTTGGTGCTGAAGTGGCCCTATCTGCGGCGCTCGTTTCAGAGCAACCAAGACGTGCTGAGCCTCTTGCTCGACCGCTTTCCGGGCACCTTGTGGCTGGCGGTGGCGGCCATGCTGCTGGCCACCGTGGGGGGGGTAGGGCTGGGCGTGGCGGCGGCCCTGCGCCCGCAGTCGTGGCTGGATAGGGTGCTGGTCACGGGTTCGGTGCTGGGCATTTCGGTGCCCTCCTTTGTGGCGGGCATTCTCATTGCCGTCAGCTTCGGCTTTTACTGGAGCCGCTGGACGGGCCTGAGCCTGACCGGGCAGCTCTACGAAACCAACCCCTTCACCGCCGAGCGCCACCTGGCCCTGCGCAACCTGCTGCTGCCGGCCGTGGCGCTGGGCGTGCGCCCGCTGGCCATCATCATGCAACTCACCCGCTCGTCTATGCTCGATGTATTGAGCCAGGACTACATCCGCACGGCCCGCGCTAAGGGCCTGAGCCCCGGCCGCACCGTGCGCCGCCACGCCCTGCGCAACGCCCTGAACCCGGTGGTCACGGCCGTGTCGGGCTGGCTGGCCTCGCTCATGGCAGGCGCGTTTTTCATCGAGTATATTTTCAACTGGAAAGGCCTGGGCACCACGACCTTGCAGGCCGTGCAAAACCTCGATTTCCCGGTCGTGATGGGCGCTACTCTCTTCGTGGCCGCCCTCTTCGTGCTGGTCAATATCGGGGTAGATATGCTCTATGCGCTGCTCGACCCACGGGTGAAGGTGGGGTAG
- a CDS encoding BT_3928 family protein, with protein sequence MPIDIPKPMRQITRLCWAILGLLFIFSGLIKLNDPVGTAYKLEEYFEVFAGDVPALSWLFDPLKDASRFLSVALSSLEVILGVALLLRWYLRQTLYILLALLVFFTFLTFYSAAFNKVTDCGCFGDFIKLTPWTSFGKDVFLLVLWAVVFVGQKHLRRVFVRGTPGLMAMTFASALAIGIGVRALGHLPYFDFLPYKVGNNIPALMKPAEAPRYQYTFTRNGQTLTAKEFPTDTTWKYQDMKVLNPEKSKPLITDFVITDPDGNDVTQQVLTGNKLILIVQNTNKTDRERFEQFNQLFAAAAKSRKHIDVLTITSTSAGKFDSFRHDVNLATPYYFADATVLKSVIRSNPGLLVLHNGTVMAKYHYHDIPALYQVEKAL encoded by the coding sequence ATGCCAATCGACATTCCTAAGCCGATGCGCCAGATTACCCGCTTGTGCTGGGCGATACTGGGCCTGCTGTTTATTTTTTCGGGCCTCATCAAGCTGAATGACCCGGTGGGCACGGCCTATAAGCTGGAAGAATACTTTGAGGTATTTGCCGGCGACGTGCCCGCACTAAGCTGGCTTTTTGACCCGCTCAAAGATGCCAGCCGCTTTTTGAGCGTGGCGCTTAGCTCGCTCGAAGTCATTCTGGGCGTGGCGCTACTGCTGCGCTGGTACCTGCGCCAAACGCTGTATATCCTGCTGGCGCTGCTCGTCTTTTTCACGTTCCTGACTTTCTACTCGGCGGCGTTTAATAAGGTGACGGACTGCGGCTGCTTCGGCGATTTTATTAAGCTCACGCCCTGGACTTCGTTTGGCAAAGACGTATTTCTACTGGTGCTGTGGGCAGTGGTATTCGTGGGGCAGAAGCACCTGCGGCGCGTATTTGTGCGGGGCACGCCGGGGCTGATGGCCATGACCTTTGCCAGCGCGCTGGCCATCGGCATTGGGGTGCGGGCGCTGGGGCACCTGCCGTATTTTGACTTTCTGCCCTACAAGGTGGGCAATAACATCCCGGCGCTCATGAAGCCCGCCGAGGCCCCGCGCTACCAGTACACCTTCACCCGCAATGGCCAGACGCTGACGGCCAAGGAGTTCCCGACCGACACGACCTGGAAATACCAGGATATGAAGGTGCTGAACCCCGAAAAGTCGAAGCCCCTCATTACCGATTTTGTCATCACCGACCCCGACGGCAACGACGTGACGCAGCAAGTGCTAACCGGCAACAAGCTGATTCTCATCGTGCAGAACACCAACAAAACCGACCGCGAGCGCTTCGAGCAGTTCAACCAGCTCTTTGCCGCGGCGGCCAAGTCGCGCAAGCACATCGACGTGCTCACCATCACGAGCACCAGCGCCGGTAAGTTCGACTCGTTTCGGCACGATGTGAATCTGGCTACCCCCTACTACTTCGCCGATGCCACGGTGCTCAAGTCCGTCATCCGCTCCAACCCCGGCCTACTGGTACTGCACAACGGCACCGTGATGGCCAAATATCACTACCACGACATCCCGGCGCTGTATCAGGTCGAGAAAGCGCTATAG
- a CDS encoding FG-GAP repeat domain-containing protein gives MVNRFTLPGLSGLLLLASTGYAQKISFASLVSYPTSADILSRPSSIATADVNGDGKLDLLTTNSGDNTVGILLGNGNGTFQAISAYPSGRYHQPTKIAVADVNGDSKCDLITVSAISSSVEIMLGNGNGAFKISATYSTGIYSEPLNTAVADVNGDSKLDLLIPDNDKNTVNVLLGNGDGTFKNSVAYSTGNTPGSSPTNIAVADVNGDNKVDILTANYFGDAVGVLLGNGSGTFQASTIYSTKSNSTPSSITAADVSKDGNIDLISSNGGTNSVGVLLGNGNGTFQPCITYPALISGSDDIIAADMNGDGKLDLVMGDEFSEIVALLQGNGNGTFQTATTYSVAAYTRIAGVAVADVNGDGKLDVLTANIDDASVSVLLNTTPTPLAAQAAIPGANATLHPNPAIAATTLTLTGLPTTVAQVQAILLDETGRLVNQQTLAASQSSIHTELSTVGLSAGLYVLHLVTYNGRGELVGSLPTQHLSVR, from the coding sequence ATGGTAAACCGTTTTACACTCCCAGGTCTAAGTGGACTGCTGCTGCTGGCCAGCACAGGATATGCCCAAAAGATAAGCTTTGCTTCGCTAGTCAGCTACCCAACGTCAGCAGATATATTGAGCCGTCCGTCTAGCATTGCCACTGCTGATGTGAATGGCGATGGTAAGCTTGACTTACTCACAACTAATTCAGGTGATAATACGGTTGGGATATTGCTAGGGAATGGCAATGGTACTTTTCAGGCCATTTCTGCCTATCCGTCAGGGCGTTACCATCAACCTACTAAAATTGCGGTGGCTGATGTAAACGGAGATAGTAAGTGTGACTTAATAACGGTCAGCGCAATTAGTAGTAGCGTTGAGATAATGCTTGGTAACGGTAATGGGGCTTTTAAAATATCCGCTACCTACTCGACGGGCATATATAGTGAGCCCCTAAATACTGCGGTAGCTGATGTAAATGGAGATAGCAAACTTGACCTACTCATACCTGATAACGATAAAAATACAGTCAATGTACTATTGGGCAATGGCGATGGCACATTTAAAAATTCAGTCGCTTACTCAACCGGCAACACTCCCGGAAGCTCTCCAACAAATATTGCCGTAGCCGATGTCAACGGGGATAATAAAGTTGACATACTTACAGCAAACTACTTTGGTGATGCGGTTGGAGTGCTACTAGGTAATGGCAGTGGCACTTTCCAAGCCTCCACTATTTACTCAACAAAGAGTAATAGCACGCCATCGAGTATCACCGCTGCTGACGTAAGCAAAGACGGAAATATTGATTTAATTTCTAGTAATGGAGGAACAAATTCGGTTGGAGTATTACTGGGTAATGGCAATGGCACTTTTCAACCCTGTATTACTTATCCAGCTCTTATTTCTGGGTCTGACGATATTATTGCTGCCGATATGAACGGGGATGGCAAGCTTGACTTGGTTATGGGCGATGAATTTAGTGAGATAGTTGCGCTGTTGCAAGGCAACGGCAATGGTACATTTCAAACCGCTACTACTTATTCAGTGGCAGCCTATACTAGAATTGCAGGTGTCGCGGTAGCTGACGTTAATGGAGACGGTAAACTTGATGTATTGACAGCCAATATTGATGACGCTTCGGTCAGTGTTTTACTTAATACTACTCCCACTCCCTTAGCCGCCCAAGCCGCTATCCCCGGTGCTAATGCCACGCTGCATCCCAATCCAGCTATTGCCGCGACTACCCTCACTCTTACTGGCCTACCCACCACTGTGGCCCAGGTACAAGCTATACTGCTCGATGAAACCGGTCGATTAGTGAATCAGCAAACACTAGCAGCTAGCCAAAGTAGTATCCATACTGAACTGTCTACTGTGGGCCTTTCTGCAGGCCTGTATGTGCTGCATTTGGTGACTTATAATGGTCGGGGTGAGTTGGTTGGCTCACTGCCTACGCAACATCTGAGTGTGCGATAA
- a CDS encoding type IX secretion system membrane protein PorP/SprF produces the protein MKRILSLLPVLLLLAAAPALAQQQAQYSQYMNNNYILNPGATGVEDYIDIKASYRTQWVGLEGAPKTYYLSASSALGRWHGTAKRPLRDRQRGFHAIGGLVYNDVTGPTSRTSVYGSYAYNLRLTRTIRAALGVSVGMQQFAVDGQLLHFYDPTTVGASAASRVFDSSAGLWVYSPNFYVGLAGSQLFGNRLNFSYGPGQLDAGAPGNSLRRHYFLTGGVRLPLTEDWSLVPSVLVKAVSPAPLSVDLNAKIKYKDLLWFGASWRALDAVVAMVGVSYEQFTIGYSYDAGTSQLAGYNGGSHEVLIGLRLKKKNQEVCVNKFW, from the coding sequence ATGAAGAGAATTTTATCGCTGCTGCCGGTGCTGCTGTTGCTAGCCGCCGCGCCGGCCCTGGCCCAGCAGCAGGCGCAGTACAGCCAGTACATGAACAATAATTACATCCTGAACCCCGGCGCAACCGGTGTGGAGGACTACATCGACATCAAGGCCAGCTACCGCACGCAGTGGGTGGGGCTGGAGGGCGCGCCCAAAACCTACTACCTCAGCGCCAGCTCGGCGCTGGGCCGGTGGCACGGTACCGCCAAGCGCCCCCTGCGCGACCGCCAGCGGGGCTTTCACGCCATCGGCGGGCTGGTGTATAATGACGTGACCGGCCCCACCAGCCGCACCAGCGTCTACGGCTCCTACGCCTACAACCTGCGCCTGACGCGCACCATTCGGGCGGCCCTGGGCGTGTCGGTGGGTATGCAGCAGTTTGCCGTGGATGGGCAGCTGCTGCACTTCTACGACCCCACCACCGTGGGGGCCAGCGCCGCCTCGCGGGTGTTCGACTCGTCGGCCGGCTTGTGGGTGTACAGCCCTAATTTTTACGTGGGGCTAGCGGGCTCGCAGCTCTTTGGCAACCGGCTCAACTTCTCCTACGGCCCCGGTCAGCTCGACGCGGGCGCGCCCGGCAACTCGCTGCGGCGGCATTACTTCCTGACGGGCGGGGTGCGCCTGCCGCTCACCGAAGACTGGTCGCTGGTGCCCTCAGTGCTGGTGAAGGCCGTGAGCCCGGCCCCGCTCTCCGTGGACCTCAACGCCAAAATCAAGTACAAGGACCTGCTGTGGTTCGGGGCCTCGTGGCGCGCTCTAGACGCGGTGGTGGCGATGGTGGGCGTCAGCTACGAGCAGTTCACCATCGGCTACTCCTACGATGCCGGCACCTCCCAGCTGGCCGGCTACAACGGCGGCAGCCACGAGGTACTGATAGGCCTGCGGCTGAAGAAAAAGAACCAGGAGGTGTGCGTTAATAAGTTTTGGTAA
- the galK gene encoding galactokinase produces MTYSELSTAFAHRFGEAPALVLRAPGRINLIGEHTDYNDGLVLPAAIDKEIRFALRLNGSDRIRLVALDFDATYEVTVADLAPLPGGHWANYQLGVVAGLLKRGAQVPGFDCAFGGDIPSGAGLSSSAAAECGVAWGLNNLLDLKLDTMTLAQLSQTAEHEYAKVMCGLMDQFASLFGRAGHVVELDCRSLEYAYFPFDTSASRLVLCNSGVKHALADTGYNTRREECAAGVAILQKYDPAIKSLRDATLPAIEAAKAELGEVIEKRCRYVVEENQRVRDLTARLAEHQSLTEVGELLYASHAGLRDLYQVSCKELDALVELSRQAPGCYGARMMGGGFGGCTLNLVDTGRVKEFLAYMKQGYHDQLGRELETYVTNLADGVGEYLGD; encoded by the coding sequence ATGACCTACTCCGAGCTTTCGACCGCCTTTGCCCATCGCTTCGGCGAGGCCCCGGCGCTGGTGCTGCGCGCACCCGGCCGCATCAACCTCATCGGTGAGCACACCGACTACAATGACGGCCTGGTGCTACCGGCGGCCATTGATAAGGAAATTCGCTTCGCGCTGCGCCTCAACGGCAGCGACCGCATCCGGCTGGTAGCCCTCGACTTTGACGCTACCTATGAGGTAACCGTGGCCGACCTTGCGCCCCTACCCGGCGGGCACTGGGCCAACTACCAGCTGGGCGTGGTGGCGGGCCTGCTGAAGCGCGGGGCGCAGGTGCCGGGCTTCGACTGCGCCTTTGGGGGCGATATTCCGAGCGGAGCGGGCCTCTCATCCTCGGCCGCGGCCGAATGCGGCGTGGCCTGGGGCCTGAATAATCTGCTCGACTTAAAGCTGGATACGATGACGCTGGCGCAGCTTTCGCAAACCGCCGAGCACGAGTACGCCAAGGTAATGTGCGGGCTCATGGACCAGTTTGCCAGCCTCTTTGGCCGGGCCGGGCACGTGGTGGAGCTGGATTGCCGCTCCCTGGAATACGCTTATTTCCCGTTCGATACCAGCGCCAGCCGCCTCGTGCTCTGCAACTCGGGCGTGAAGCACGCGCTGGCAGACACGGGGTACAACACGCGCCGCGAGGAGTGTGCGGCAGGGGTAGCGATTTTGCAAAAGTACGACCCAGCGATAAAATCGCTGCGCGATGCTACCCTACCCGCCATTGAGGCGGCGAAGGCCGAGCTGGGCGAAGTAATTGAGAAGCGCTGCCGCTACGTGGTGGAAGAAAACCAGCGCGTGCGCGACCTCACGGCCCGCCTGGCCGAGCACCAGTCGCTGACCGAAGTGGGCGAATTACTCTACGCCAGCCACGCTGGCCTGCGCGACCTCTACCAGGTAAGCTGCAAGGAGTTGGACGCGCTCGTGGAGTTGTCGCGCCAGGCCCCCGGCTGCTACGGAGCCCGCATGATGGGCGGCGGCTTCGGCGGCTGCACCCTGAACCTGGTAGACACTGGTCGGGTAAAGGAATTTCTGGCTTACATGAAGCAGGGCTACCACGACCAGCTGGGCCGCGAGCTGGAAACTTACGTTACCAACTTGGCCGATGGGGTAGGCGAGTATCTGGGAGATTAA
- a CDS encoding sterol desaturase family protein — MEMDTVAARPAAPAAAPRPKHKGSAQLFKNPVLERLSHTHIALPVSIFAITTLISLYYGFTHGFLSGLSALGLFVGGWLLFTLAEYVVHRYLYHIAATSPGRAKFQYTMHGVHHEYPKDKTRLAMPPILTVFVASLLFFIFRFVFGTWAFGILAGFTFGYALYLFVHYAIHAYSPPKNFLKVWWTHHAQHHYRQDEIAFGVSSTLWDHVIGTMPGKKD, encoded by the coding sequence ATGGAGATGGACACTGTAGCGGCCCGCCCCGCGGCCCCGGCCGCGGCTCCCCGGCCCAAGCATAAAGGCTCGGCGCAGCTCTTTAAAAACCCGGTGCTGGAGCGGCTTTCGCACACGCACATCGCGCTGCCGGTCAGTATTTTCGCTATTACCACGCTCATCAGCTTATATTATGGCTTCACGCACGGCTTCCTGTCGGGCTTGTCGGCGCTGGGGCTGTTTGTGGGCGGCTGGCTACTATTCACGCTGGCCGAATATGTGGTGCACCGCTACCTCTACCATATTGCGGCTACCTCGCCGGGCCGGGCCAAGTTCCAGTACACCATGCACGGGGTGCACCACGAATATCCCAAGGACAAGACCCGGCTGGCCATGCCGCCCATCCTGACGGTGTTCGTGGCTTCGCTGCTGTTCTTTATTTTCCGCTTCGTTTTTGGCACCTGGGCCTTCGGCATTCTGGCCGGCTTCACGTTTGGCTACGCGCTGTACCTGTTTGTGCACTACGCCATTCATGCCTACTCGCCGCCCAAAAACTTCCTCAAAGTGTGGTGGACGCACCACGCCCAGCACCACTACCGGCAGGATGAAATTGCCTTCGGCGTGAGCAGCACCCTCTGGGACCACGTTATCGGCACCATGCCGGGGAAGAAGGATTAA
- a CDS encoding DUF3037 domain-containing protein, which yields MPASHLFEYAVLRVVPRVEREEFLNVGVILYCGSQGFLQATCELDEARLAAFAGAHLDLPDVRARLRAFERICGGRATGGPIGQLPIASRFRWLTAQRSTIIQTSAVHPGLCEDAAATLARLHLQLVIISN from the coding sequence ATGCCCGCCTCGCACTTGTTTGAGTACGCCGTGCTGCGGGTGGTGCCCCGCGTGGAGCGCGAGGAGTTTCTGAACGTGGGCGTGATTCTGTACTGCGGCAGCCAGGGCTTTCTGCAAGCTACCTGCGAGCTGGACGAGGCCCGCCTCGCGGCCTTCGCCGGCGCGCACCTCGACCTGCCCGACGTGCGCGCCCGCCTGCGCGCGTTCGAGCGCATTTGCGGGGGTAGGGCCACGGGCGGGCCCATTGGGCAGCTACCCATCGCCTCGCGCTTCCGCTGGCTCACGGCCCAGCGCAGCACCATTATTCAGACCTCGGCGGTGCACCCCGGCTTGTGCGAAGATGCCGCCGCCACGCTGGCTAGGCTGCATTTACAATTAGTAATAATTAGTAATTAA
- a CDS encoding HipA family kinase, producing the protein MLPILLTPRTVAVTRYVTPLREGGSLPALVEADDGFLYVLKFRGAGQGVKVLVAELLVGELARALGLRVPELVFCELDEAFGRTEPDEEIQDLLRASTGRNLALHFLSGASTFDPLVTTVEPALAALIVWLDCLTLNVDRTARNTNMLLWHRELWLIDHGAALYVHHTGPNWVQTATRAFPQVKDHVLLPVTTAEALAAADAAGRARLTPAVLAGIIAAIPDEWLTEPDQTPTAQRAGYQQFLEARLTVSATFTQEADHARLALV; encoded by the coding sequence ATGCTCCCCATTCTCCTCACCCCGCGCACTGTGGCCGTGACGCGCTACGTGACGCCCTTGCGCGAGGGCGGCTCGCTGCCGGCACTGGTCGAGGCCGACGATGGCTTCCTGTACGTGCTCAAGTTTCGGGGGGCGGGGCAGGGCGTGAAGGTGCTGGTGGCCGAGCTGCTGGTGGGCGAGCTGGCGCGGGCGTTGGGCCTGCGCGTGCCCGAATTAGTCTTCTGTGAACTGGACGAAGCCTTCGGCCGCACCGAGCCCGATGAGGAAATCCAGGACCTGCTGCGGGCCAGCACCGGCCGCAATCTGGCGCTGCACTTCCTGTCCGGGGCCAGCACCTTCGACCCACTGGTGACCACCGTAGAGCCGGCGCTGGCCGCCCTCATCGTGTGGCTCGACTGCCTGACGCTGAACGTGGACCGCACCGCCCGCAACACCAACATGCTGCTCTGGCACCGCGAATTATGGCTTATCGACCACGGCGCGGCGCTCTACGTGCACCACACCGGGCCAAACTGGGTGCAAACCGCCACCCGCGCCTTTCCGCAGGTGAAGGACCACGTGCTGCTACCCGTCACCACGGCCGAGGCCCTGGCGGCTGCCGATGCGGCGGGCCGCGCCCGCCTCACGCCGGCCGTGCTGGCAGGCATCATCGCCGCTATCCCCGACGAGTGGCTGACGGAGCCCGACCAAACGCCCACCGCGCAGCGTGCGGGCTACCAGCAGTTTTTGGAAGCGCGCCTGACCGTTTCCGCCACTTTCACCCAGGAAGCCGACCATGCCCGCCTCGCACTTGTTTGA
- a CDS encoding UDP-glucose--hexose-1-phosphate uridylyltransferase encodes MDLTSQPHRRHNPLLDEWVLVSPHRAKRPWQGQQEKPQPDTRPAYDPTCYLCPGNPRTSGAVNPQYEHQFVFDNDFPALLPNGETGSFEEGGLLRAEAETGHCRVLCFSPRHDLTLPEMEIPEIRRVVDTWTEEFRTLGGDPNINYVQIFENKGFMMGCSNPHPHGQIWSQRTVPDLPSKETRTQKGYFDRHGRTMLADYLAIEEKTKARFVVENDTWVALVPFWAVWPFETMVLPRRAVQDLTQLTEQERDGLADILSQLTIRYDNLFEISFPYSAGFHQRPTDGQAYPEWHLHMHFLPPLLRSATVKKFMVGYELLANAQRDITAEQAADRLRALPGVHYKVAAAANILH; translated from the coding sequence ATGGATTTAACATCCCAACCCCACCGCCGCCACAATCCGCTGCTTGATGAGTGGGTGCTCGTATCGCCGCACCGCGCTAAGCGGCCCTGGCAGGGCCAGCAGGAAAAGCCGCAGCCCGATACCCGCCCCGCCTACGACCCCACCTGCTACCTCTGCCCCGGTAACCCCCGCACCAGCGGCGCGGTGAACCCGCAGTATGAGCACCAGTTCGTGTTTGACAACGACTTCCCGGCCCTGCTGCCCAACGGCGAAACGGGCTCGTTTGAGGAAGGTGGCCTGCTGCGGGCCGAGGCCGAAACCGGCCACTGCCGGGTGCTGTGCTTCTCGCCGCGCCACGACCTGACACTGCCGGAGATGGAGATTCCGGAAATCCGGCGCGTGGTGGATACCTGGACCGAGGAATTCCGCACGCTGGGCGGCGACCCGAACATTAACTACGTGCAGATATTTGAGAACAAGGGCTTTATGATGGGCTGCTCGAATCCGCACCCGCACGGCCAAATCTGGAGCCAGCGCACCGTGCCCGACCTGCCCTCCAAGGAAACCCGCACCCAGAAGGGCTATTTTGACCGGCACGGCCGCACCATGCTGGCCGATTATTTAGCTATTGAGGAGAAAACCAAGGCCCGCTTCGTGGTCGAGAATGACACCTGGGTGGCGCTGGTACCCTTTTGGGCGGTGTGGCCCTTTGAAACGATGGTGCTGCCGCGCCGCGCCGTGCAGGACCTCACGCAACTAACTGAGCAAGAGCGCGACGGCCTGGCCGATATATTGAGTCAGCTCACCATCCGCTACGACAACCTCTTTGAAATCAGCTTCCCGTACTCGGCTGGCTTTCACCAGCGGCCCACTGATGGCCAGGCCTACCCCGAGTGGCACCTGCACATGCACTTCCTACCCCCCCTGCTGCGCTCGGCCACGGTGAAGAAATTCATGGTGGGCTACGAGCTGCTGGCCAACGCGCAGCGCGACATCACCGCCGAGCAGGCCGCCGACCGGCTGCGGGCGCTGCCGGGCGTGCATTATAAAGTGGCGGCGGCGGCAAATATTCTGCATTAG
- a CDS encoding shikimate kinase, with product MHLYLLGLPGAGKTTLGRQLAEHYGREFLDLDAEIVAAAGQSIPAIFAAEGEAGFRVREAAALRAVAARPGPPLVVATGGGAPCFHDNMAVLRASGFTLWLDVPLPELARRLARTPHGRPLLATPLPPGQTPVAALVAHLTRTLVARERFYAQAHLRYAGSAMVAAVAAALAAAGFAPTPT from the coding sequence ATGCACCTATACCTGCTGGGCTTGCCGGGCGCAGGCAAAACCACGCTGGGTCGGCAGCTAGCCGAGCACTACGGCCGCGAATTTCTGGACCTGGACGCGGAGATAGTTGCCGCGGCGGGGCAGTCCATCCCAGCCATTTTTGCGGCCGAGGGCGAGGCGGGCTTCCGAGTGCGGGAGGCGGCGGCGCTGCGCGCCGTGGCCGCCCGGCCGGGCCCGCCGCTGGTGGTAGCCACAGGCGGCGGCGCGCCCTGCTTCCACGATAATATGGCCGTGCTGCGGGCCAGTGGCTTCACGCTGTGGCTCGATGTGCCGCTACCCGAATTGGCACGCCGCCTGGCCCGCACGCCCCACGGCCGGCCGCTATTGGCTACCCCCCTACCGCCCGGCCAAACGCCCGTGGCGGCCCTGGTGGCTCACCTCACCCGAACCTTGGTGGCCCGTGAGCGGTTCTACGCACAAGCGCACCTGCGCTACGCCGGAAGCGCTATGGTGGCGGCCGTGGCGGCAGCGTTGGCGGCGGCCGGCTTTGCCCCTACCCCAACCTAA